In Vagococcus luciliae, one genomic interval encodes:
- a CDS encoding ABC transporter ATP-binding protein — protein sequence MKSVVSVKDLKKVYGKNNEKQTTALDGVTFDVEEGEFIGIMGASGSGKSTLLNILSTLDKPTNGSVKIASEDVTTLKGNKLADFRAKKIGFIFQDFNLLETMTAAENIAIPLSLQSVKPKMIKKKTNHVANRLGINEILEKYPTALSGGQKQRVAAARALVTEPRILLADEPTGALDSKSAKDLLDMMDELNYEDNVSVLMVTHDPFSASYCKRILFIKDGVIHQELRREGKSRDEFYREILVSLGNLEQ from the coding sequence ATGAAATCAGTTGTAAGTGTGAAAGATTTAAAAAAAGTATATGGAAAAAATAATGAGAAACAAACAACTGCTTTAGACGGTGTAACGTTTGATGTAGAAGAAGGTGAGTTCATTGGCATTATGGGAGCTTCTGGTTCAGGAAAATCAACCTTATTAAATATTTTATCAACATTGGATAAACCAACAAATGGTTCTGTAAAAATCGCTAGTGAAGATGTGACAACATTAAAAGGAAATAAATTAGCAGATTTTCGTGCAAAAAAAATTGGGTTTATTTTTCAAGATTTCAATTTACTTGAAACCATGACAGCAGCTGAAAATATCGCCATTCCTTTATCATTACAAAGTGTTAAACCTAAAATGATTAAAAAGAAAACCAATCATGTGGCAAATCGTTTAGGAATTAATGAGATTTTAGAAAAATATCCTACAGCATTATCAGGAGGACAAAAACAACGTGTCGCTGCAGCGAGAGCACTAGTCACTGAACCACGTATTTTATTAGCAGATGAGCCAACGGGTGCATTGGATTCTAAAAGTGCAAAAGATTTGCTTGATATGATGGATGAGTTGAATTATGAGGACAATGTGTCTGTTTTAATGGTAACGCATGATCCGTTCTCAGCTAGCTACTGTAAACGTATTTTATTTATAAAAGACGGTGTCATTCATCAAGAATTGAGACGTGAAGGAAAATCACGTGATGAATTTTACCGAGAAATATTAGTTTCTTTAGGTAATTTAGAACAATAG
- the menD gene encoding 2-succinyl-5-enolpyruvyl-6-hydroxy-3-cyclohexene-1-carboxylic-acid synthase, protein MSHQSSMTNYINALIQGLIDGGVKQAVISPGSRSTPVSILLHQCSEITTYIDVDERSAGFFALGLSKAYQEPVALVCTSGTAAANYLPAISEANQSNLPLVVLTTDRPHELRNSGAPQTMNQLNLYGAQVKLFVELALAEDSKEMYQYAYTQGVKSTTLSQVLPMGPVHLNIPLREPLLPDNLLPRPTVKQVNTFIGKTELSSEIIDTLSDEWSNKKGVFVVGPSFNQEAINLLIDVSEKLGWPILADPLANIRTFGRRSETISPYYDTYLRYMKKEITPDVIVRFGKSPVSKPLNQWLSSFTGAYYLVESQTEWLDSSKMMTTLIASDVVSLLFQLLSKELVATDKQWLERFKTLDALVLETMTKQDETFLSEAMIIQTVYQTMTENEQLFVSNSMPIRDLDTYLPVTDTRFSIYGNRGVNGIDGVTSTALGLAARNKEMNTRLLIGDLACFHDTTGLAMAKKYQLPVTVILVNNDGGGIFSMLSQKELPKDLFDDLFATSTGVTFEHVAHMYDIEYVSINAINQLQDELSKKSTKPRFIEVFTNREENADMRRQFQEQVKKAIERDFLC, encoded by the coding sequence GTGTCACATCAAAGTAGTATGACCAATTATATTAATGCACTAATTCAAGGGTTGATTGATGGAGGAGTGAAACAAGCAGTTATTAGTCCTGGCTCACGATCAACTCCTGTTTCTATTTTGCTGCATCAATGCTCAGAGATAACAACGTATATTGATGTAGATGAAAGGTCTGCGGGATTTTTTGCTTTAGGGTTAAGTAAAGCTTATCAAGAACCGGTTGCTCTAGTTTGTACATCCGGAACAGCTGCGGCTAATTATTTACCAGCCATTTCAGAAGCAAACCAATCAAATTTACCTTTAGTTGTGTTAACGACTGATCGCCCACATGAGTTACGAAATAGTGGTGCTCCTCAAACAATGAATCAACTGAATTTATATGGGGCACAAGTCAAACTGTTTGTCGAGCTTGCTTTGGCAGAGGATTCCAAAGAGATGTATCAATATGCTTACACGCAAGGAGTGAAGTCGACAACCTTATCACAGGTGTTGCCTATGGGACCAGTTCATCTTAATATCCCATTACGTGAGCCACTTTTACCAGATAACCTTTTACCTCGACCAACTGTTAAACAGGTCAATACATTCATTGGTAAAACTGAATTATCATCTGAAATAATCGACACACTGTCAGACGAATGGTCAAATAAAAAAGGCGTCTTCGTTGTAGGGCCTTCATTTAACCAAGAAGCGATTAATTTATTAATAGATGTGTCAGAAAAATTAGGATGGCCGATTTTAGCTGATCCATTGGCAAATATTCGCACGTTTGGACGAAGAAGTGAAACAATCTCTCCTTATTATGACACGTACTTACGTTACATGAAAAAAGAGATAACACCTGATGTGATTGTTCGTTTTGGAAAATCACCTGTTTCTAAGCCATTGAATCAATGGTTATCTAGTTTTACTGGTGCTTATTATTTGGTTGAGTCACAAACTGAATGGCTAGATTCATCTAAAATGATGACAACATTGATTGCGTCAGATGTGGTCTCTTTATTGTTTCAGTTATTGTCTAAAGAGTTAGTTGCAACAGACAAGCAGTGGTTAGAACGATTTAAAACATTAGATGCACTTGTATTAGAGACTATGACGAAACAAGATGAGACGTTTTTAAGTGAAGCGATGATTATACAAACTGTTTATCAAACAATGACAGAAAATGAGCAATTATTTGTTTCAAATAGTATGCCGATTCGAGATTTGGATACCTATCTTCCGGTAACGGATACACGATTTTCGATTTATGGTAATCGTGGTGTGAACGGTATTGATGGGGTAACGTCAACCGCTCTAGGTTTAGCAGCAAGAAACAAAGAGATGAATACACGTTTACTAATCGGAGACTTGGCTTGTTTTCATGATACAACTGGATTAGCTATGGCAAAAAAATACCAGTTACCTGTGACTGTTATTTTAGTCAATAATGATGGTGGTGGTATTTTTTCAATGCTGTCACAAAAAGAATTACCTAAAGATTTGTTTGATGATTTATTTGCAACCTCAACAGGTGTGACATTTGAACATGTCGCCCATATGTATGACATTGAGTATGTTTCAATAAATGCTATTAATCAGTTGCAAGATGAATTAAGTAAAAAATCGACTAAGCCGAGATTTATTGAAGTATTTACCAATAGAGAAGAAAACGCGGATATGAGACGTCAATTTCAGGAACAAGTAAAAAAAGCGATTGAGCGTGATTTTTTATGCTAA
- the menH gene encoding 2-succinyl-6-hydroxy-2,4-cyclohexadiene-1-carboxylate synthase: MTYFIHYLTEFNPSRPTLVCLHGFTGTSATFDCLNKARLSHNIIAIDLIGHGDTSVFVHPYRYTTASQLSDLDWIISVLNLEKIDLLGYSMGGRLALSYAIKHSTKINQLILESSSPGLSGYDERKKRRASDNHLACLLIDYGIENFVDFWGNIPLFETQKKLPVLTQETIRNERLSQSPYGLAMSLRYFGTGIQPPLWDKLSLLNGVPVALLVGEYDKKFVSLANQMAEKISRSRVITFSKSGHCIHLEKPNEFAETIRDILISEGP; the protein is encoded by the coding sequence GTGACGTATTTTATCCATTATTTAACGGAGTTTAATCCGTCACGTCCTACGCTTGTTTGCCTTCATGGTTTTACGGGAACATCAGCTACATTTGATTGTTTAAACAAAGCTAGATTGTCTCATAATATTATCGCGATTGATTTGATAGGTCATGGTGATACGAGTGTGTTTGTTCATCCTTATCGATACACAACGGCCTCTCAACTGTCTGATTTGGATTGGATAATCTCTGTGTTAAATTTAGAGAAAATTGATTTATTAGGTTATTCAATGGGGGGACGGTTAGCGTTATCTTATGCGATAAAACATTCCACAAAAATTAATCAGTTAATATTAGAAAGTTCTTCTCCAGGTTTATCTGGATATGATGAAAGAAAAAAAAGACGTGCATCGGATAATCATTTAGCATGCTTACTAATTGATTATGGGATTGAGAATTTTGTTGATTTTTGGGGAAACATCCCATTATTTGAAACTCAAAAAAAACTTCCAGTACTGACTCAAGAAACAATAAGAAACGAACGACTGTCTCAAAGTCCATATGGACTAGCGATGAGTTTACGCTATTTTGGTACAGGAATTCAGCCACCATTATGGGATAAGTTGTCTTTATTAAATGGTGTACCTGTTGCCTTATTAGTGGGAGAGTATGATAAAAAATTTGTCTCATTGGCTAATCAAATGGCTGAAAAAATAAGTAGGAGTCGTGTGATAACTTTTTCAAAAAGTGGTCACTGTATTCATCTTGAAAAGCCAAATGAATTTGCTGAAACGATAAGAGATATCTTAATAAGTGAGGGACCATAA
- the menC gene encoding o-succinylbenzoate synthase, with protein sequence MNITKIESYRIKLPLLSPFKTSYGYLTHKAMDILVVTDEFGNQGFGELVAFEQPDYTEETLETARLVLKHHLLPLVINKNIHHPNDVFSLLSVVRGNWMAKSAIETAIWDMYAKRQQMSLAKLCHSQSSNIEVGVSIGIQKSISDLLAVVSEYVDEGYRRIKLKIAPNQDISFVKAVREAFPNILLMVDANSAYTLKDVSIFKELDCYELSMIEQPFGYSDFLEHATLQKQIKTPICLDENIRSVEDVTLAHHLGSLGAVNLKISRVGGIFQAQKIVDYCKEQGLMLWCGGMFESGVGRALNIAFASQQGFNFPGDISASNRYFEEDIINEVFVLEDGRISVPNKEGIGVSLNEEMLSKYGTHQFIYEK encoded by the coding sequence ATGAACATCACAAAAATTGAAAGCTATCGCATAAAATTACCATTACTTTCTCCATTTAAAACAAGTTACGGTTATCTAACACATAAAGCTATGGATATTTTAGTCGTGACGGATGAATTTGGCAATCAAGGGTTTGGTGAGCTTGTCGCATTTGAACAACCAGATTATACAGAAGAGACATTAGAAACAGCTCGTCTTGTGTTAAAACATCATTTACTTCCTTTAGTAATAAACAAAAACATACATCATCCAAATGACGTATTCTCTTTATTATCTGTTGTTCGTGGAAATTGGATGGCAAAATCAGCCATTGAAACAGCTATTTGGGACATGTATGCAAAACGACAGCAAATGAGTTTAGCAAAATTATGTCATAGTCAATCCTCTAATATAGAAGTTGGGGTGAGTATTGGCATTCAAAAATCTATTTCTGACTTATTAGCTGTCGTATCAGAGTATGTTGATGAAGGGTATCGACGCATTAAATTAAAAATAGCTCCCAATCAAGATATTTCATTTGTTAAAGCAGTTAGAGAAGCTTTTCCTAATATTTTGTTAATGGTTGATGCCAATTCAGCATACACATTAAAAGATGTATCTATTTTTAAAGAATTAGATTGTTATGAGTTATCAATGATTGAGCAGCCGTTTGGTTATTCGGATTTTTTAGAACATGCAACATTACAAAAACAAATTAAGACACCAATTTGTTTAGATGAAAACATTCGTAGTGTGGAAGATGTCACATTGGCTCATCATCTGGGAAGTTTAGGAGCAGTTAATTTAAAAATTTCGCGAGTAGGTGGTATTTTTCAAGCGCAAAAAATAGTTGATTACTGTAAAGAACAAGGATTAATGCTGTGGTGTGGTGGGATGTTTGAATCAGGCGTAGGGAGAGCGTTAAATATCGCGTTTGCATCACAACAAGGATTTAATTTTCCAGGAGATATTTCAGCATCAAATCGCTATTTTGAAGAAGATATTATAAATGAGGTTTTTGTGTTAGAAGATGGACGGATTTCAGTTCCTAACAAAGAGGGGATAGGAGTCAGTTTAAATGAAGAGATGCTGAGTAAATATGGGACACATCAGTTTATTTACGAAAAGTAA